In Fusarium oxysporum Fo47 chromosome IX, complete sequence, the following proteins share a genomic window:
- a CDS encoding cytochrome P450, with the protein MWPLDLPLVRVVIFVAFAFWLHFIIKTLLRPSFSELRHLPGPKGHQFLVGHALRILRGSGPNELYLQWMQRWPKAPFIRCLSWLNSEVLLVNNIETCREVLQTNAYRFAKPAFFHTLVGEFLGVGLLFSVGNQHKRLRRIITGPLSRPSIRKLFPTFMTYSRKLNSEIDAAIQQSSNGVLEIEDLFTRVTLDIIGVSLVGKELRNFRSKVSPLSFEQCYNGILAQPLAGQIISFINPFIPLRWLPVSANLNFIKAKSALKGMMTELIEQRTSEVAKAKELGTDSGLSDDLLTRMIEASSVENQRLSKDELIDITMQVIAAGHETTASALLWTTYALSKDQKSQNRLRTEIYSMNATDMTAKSIDELPYLDNVIREALRVYSPTLIIPWEALEDIDIAGVRIPKGTTVQLVPAMTQLNPEIWGPDVETFNPDRWDRLSGDALSPYAMETFSNGPRMCPGKALALLNMKILLVGLIRDFKIESAGDEEMEFRNPSLTLKSKMTLRFKVQRVG; encoded by the exons ATGTGGCCATTGGATCTGCCCTTGGTACGAGTGGTAATTTTCGTCGCGTTTGCCTTCTGGCTGCACTTTATCATCAAGACTTTGCTCCGACCATCCTTCTCAGAGTTGCGGCATCTTCCAGGACCGAAA GGCCATCAATTCTTAGTTGGCCACGCCTTGCGCATTCTCCGTGGGTCGGGACCAAATGAACTCTATCTCCAGTGGATGCAGCGGTGGCCGAAGGCACCATTCATACGATGTCTTTCCTGGCTCAACTCGGAGGTGCTCCTCGTCAACAATATAGAGACATGTCGCGAGGTCCTCCAAACCAATGCTTACCGCTTCGCGAAACCGGCGTTCTTTCATACGCTTGTCGGAGAGTTTCTGGGCGTCGGTCTGCTGTTCAGCGTTGGTAACCAGCACAAGCGGTTGAGACGTATCATAACAG GGCCTCTATCTCGCCCAAGCATTCGGAAGCTATTCCCAACGTTCATGACATACTCTCGCAAGTTGAATAGTGAAATTGATGCTGCGATCCAACAAAGCAGCAACGGCGTCTTGGAAA TCGAAGATCTGTTTACAAGAGTGACACTTGATATCATCGGTGTTTCGCTAGTTGGTAAGGAACTTCGAAACTTTCGCTCAAAAGTCTCGCCTTTATCATTTGAGCAATGCTACAATGGGATATTGGCACAGCCACTTGCTGGCCAAATCATAAGTTTCATCAATCCCTTCATCCCACTCCGTTGGCTACCTGTATCCGCAAATCTGAACTTTATCAAGGCCAAATCTGCTCTGAAGGGCATGATGACAGAACTGATTGAGCAGCGGACATCCGAGGTTGCAAAAGCAAAGGAGTTGGGTACAGACAGTGGACTATCGGATGATTTGTTGACGAGAATGATTGAAGCAAGTTCTGTTGAGAATCAGAGGTTGTCTAAAGATGAGTTGATCGATATC ACTATGCAGGTCATCGCAGCGGGGCATGAGACTACAGCTAGTGCTCTTTTATGGACAACATATGCCCTTTCCAAAGATCAAAAGTCTCAAAATCGATTAAGGACTGAGATATACAGCATGAATGCCACCGACATGACCGCCAAGTCGATAGACGAACTTCCATACCTCGACAACGTCATTCGAGAAGCTCTTCGCGTGTACTCGCCTACTCTAATCATCCCATGGGAAGCActtgaggatatcgacaTAGCAGGCGTCAGGATCCCAAAAGGGACCACGGTTCAGCTCGTTCCAGCAATGACGCAACTGAACCCTGAGATCTGGGGTCCCGACGTGGAGACCTTCAACCCCGATCGATGGGACCGTCTTTCTGGCGATGCTTTGAGCCCATATGCCATGGAGACATTCTCAAATGGACCTCGAATGTGTCCCGGAAAagctttggctttgctgaATATGAAGATCTTGTTGGTTGGGTTGATCAGAGACTTTAAGATCGAGAGTGCtggagatgaggagatggagttCAGAAACCCgagcttgaccttgaaatcGAAGATGACACTTCGATTTAAGGTACAACGCGTGGGATAA
- a CDS encoding S-adenosyl-L-methionine-dependent methyltransferase, giving the protein MALKQNGGAHLSSDIDFIPTPKAPADVLSTGKNPGVPLTNSPAIKNAPLPADGPGYEQWSNIFLGVALYGVPQWLSWKLGGGFKLALFLAIFTTVPVLVVIWTFMSKLSPRINDKVHLPGRPIEFYLTFKTDQLRARYTGRHKVPMSKFFELYFTGQVDLNADALEVFEYRHDWATFNFTSETFNYILFTFFPDVILHLRSQDEEQVRTNYDSGNDHYAWFLGPRMIYTSGIISDPDREETLEEMQDNKLAIVCEKINIKPGDRVLDIGCGWGTLAKFASLNYGANVTGVTLARNQVQWGNDGLRKAGVSEEQSRLLCCDYRDIPEQKFDKITQLEMAEHVGVRRLTGFFRQCYEMLEDDGAMYVQLSGLRKAWQYEDFIWGLFLNKYIFPGADASTPLSFYVGCLESAGFEVKSVDTVGVHYSGTLWRWYRNWLGNAEKVKAKYGVRWFRIWEIFLAYSTIASRQGSATCFQIVVVKNLNSTQRINGVYSQYGLQGALEAARAAGKAVLPK; this is encoded by the exons ATGGCCCTGAAGCAGAATGGAGGCGCTCATTTGAGTAGCGATATTGACTTTATCCCAACACCCAAAGCGCCCGCTGACGTACTCTCTACTGGCAAGAATCCGGGCGTTCCTTTGACCAAT TCTCCCGCTATTAAAAACGCTCCCCTCCCAGCCGACGGCCCCGGATACGAACAATGGTCCAACATCTTCCTCGGTGTCGCTCTCTACGGCGTTCCCCAATGGCTCTCATGGAAACTCGGAGGCGGGTTTAAGCTTGCACTtttcctcgccatcttcaccaCTGTCCCTGTGCTAGTCGTCATTTGGACTTTCATGTCCAAATTGAGCCCGCGAATCAACGATAAAGTCCATTTGCCCGGCCGACCGATCGAGTTCTATCTCACTTTCAAAACCGACCAGCTTCGCGCGCGATACACAGGCCGGCATAAAGTCCCCATGAGTAAATTTTTTGAGCTTTACTTCACTGGCCAGGTCGATCTTAACGCCGACGCCCTCGAAGTATTTGAGTATCGACATGATTGGGCGACGTTTAATTTCACCAGCGAGACGTTTAACTACATTTTATTCACTTTCTTCCCCGATGTCATTCTTCATCTGCGCTCGCAGGATGAAGAGCAAGTTCGCACGAATTATGACAGCGGAAACGACCATTACGCTTGGTTTCTGGGCCCACGAATGATATACACCTCCGGCATAATCTCAGACCCCGACCGCGAAGAAACACTTGAAGAAATGCAAGACAACAAACTCGCTATCGTCTGCGAAAAAATTAACATTAAACCCGGCGACCGAGTCCTCGACATTGGCTGCGGATGGGGTACCTTGGCCAAATTCGCGAGCTTGAACTACGGCGCCAACGTCACAGGTGTTACTCTCGCGAGGAATCAAGTCCAATGGGGAAACGATGGGTTGAGAAAAGCGGGTGTGAGCGAGGAGCAGAGTAGACTTTTATGCTGTGATTATCGTGATATTCCGGAGCAAAAGTTTGATAAGATCACGCAGCTTGAGATGGCGGAGCATGTTGGCGTGAGGCGGTTGACGGGGTTCTTTCGTCAGTGTTATGAGATGCTGGAGGATGATGGGGCGATGTATGTGCAGTTGTCGGGGCTGAGAAAGGCGTGGCAGTATGAGGATTTCATTTGGGGCTTGTTCCTGAATAAGTATATCTTCCCTGGGGCTGATGCATCGACGCCGTTGTCCTTTTACGTTGGATGTCTTGAAAGCGCTGGATTCGAGGTCAAGAG TGTTGACACTGTTGGCGTTCATTACTCCGGAACACTCTGGCGATGGTACAGAAACTGGCTTGGAAATGCTGAAAAGGTCAAAGCCAAATATGGCGTACGGTGGTTCCGC ATCTGGGAGATTTTCCTGGCTTATTCCACCATCGCATCCCGTCAAGGTTCGGCTACGTGCTTCCAGATTGTGGTTGTCAAAAACCTCAATTCGACACAGCGCATCAACGGTGTTTACTCTCAGTATGGTTTGCAAGGAGCTCTTGAGGCGGCTCGAGCTGCTGGAAAGGCTGTTCTGCCTAAGTGA
- a CDS encoding Bestrophin, RFP-TM, chloride channel-domain-containing protein → MSDAGRETPVEMKPLPQAQARQNFSGLDTPPNQQYLPSPSPPVHDGMNDSNYFSGPRDLRGHSKWPLILQLHGSIMPSLIIPLFLVACWSTAITVISKKVHDLSVNSVLLTILGFVVGLSLSFRSSTAYERYAEGRRYWGMLATASQTLGRIIWIHASDTGADGQDTRELLVKKLGALKLIAGFAVALKYTLRFEHCASQPDMQPYIAHLDTFSGRTTAIPKRRVTNFKQVAGEYLGLSFAQSDPRKHLKRAEEHQGNLPLEILNHLAISVDCLVANKQLSVAIHQTVAYNHITMLNDVAVGCDRVLNTPLPIAYTIAISQITFVYVMLLPFQLTGPLGWIAIPATITAAYIIFGLLFIGQEIENPFGRDVNDLPLETFCDQIATDLDITASLDRSGADHFLLNGTPLYPVSAAPGNAWMDSSEEKMREAIKTKPHVLFNWRHQRTRGNTTKEMDGNIV, encoded by the coding sequence ATGTCGGACGCCGGTCGAGAAACTCCAGTGGAAATGAAGCCACTTCCGCAGGCCCAGGCTAGACAGAACTTCTCAGGCCTTGACACTCCCCCGAACCAGCAGTACCTGCCCTCGCCTTCACCTCCAGTACACGATGGCATGAACGATAGTAACTACTTCAGCGGTCCCCGCGATCTCCGGGGTCATTCCAAATGGCCACTCATCCTTCAACTCCACGGCTCAATCATGCCATCGCTCATCATCCCTCTTTTCCTCGTCGCATGCTGGTCCACTGCTATAACCGTGATCTCCAAGAAAGTTCATGATCTCAGCGTCAACTCTGTTCTTCTCACTATCCTCGGTTTCGTCGTCGGTCTCAGTCTTTCCTTTCGATCATCAACTGCCTATGAGCGCTACGCTGAAGGTCGTCGATACTGGGGAATGTTAGCTACTGCTTCGCAAACCCTCGGACGAATCATCTGGATCCATGCCTCGGATACCGGTGCTGATGGTCAAGATACTCGTGAGCtgcttgtcaagaagctcggaGCGCTGAAGCTCATCGCTGGATTTGCTGTGGCGCTTAAGTATACACTTCGCTTTGAGCACTGTGCAAGTCAGCCTGATATGCAGCCGTACATCGCCCACCTCGACACATTCTCTGGACGTACAACAGCCATACCGAAGCGAAGAGTTACCAACTTCAAACAGGTGGCCGGTGAATATCTAGGACTCTCATTCGCTCAGAGTGATCCCCGTAAGCACCTGAAGAGAGCCGAAGAGCATCAGGGTAATCTTCCGCTCGAGATACTTAATCATCTGGCCATTTCTGTCGACTGCCTCGTCGCAAACAAGCAGCTATCCGTCGCCATCCACCAAACTGTCGCGTATAATCACATCACCATGCTGAATGATGTAGCAGTTGGGTGTGATCGAGTGCTTAATACCCCTTTGCCTATCGCCTACACAATCGCCATCAGTCAGATTACATTCGTTTATGTCATGCTGTTGCCTTTTCAGCTGACTGGTCCTCTTGGCTGGATAGCCATTCCAGCTACAATCACTGCAGCGTATATCATCTTCGGTCTGTTGTTCATTGGACAAGAGATCGAGAATCCGTTTGGTCGCGATGTCAACGACTTGCCGCTTGAGACATTCTGCGATCAGATTGCAACCGATCTTGACATTACCGCTTCGTTAGATCGCAGTGGTGCTGACCACTTCTTGCTTAATGGAACACCGCTGTATCCTGTCAGTGCTGCACCGGGCAATGCTTGGATGGATAGTagtgaggagaagatgagggaaGCGATCAAGACTAAGCCACATGTTCTGTTCAACTGGAGACACCAGAGGACTCGTGGCAATACCACGAAGGAGATGGATGGGAACATCGTGTAG